The Neodiprion virginianus isolate iyNeoVirg1 chromosome 5, iyNeoVirg1.1, whole genome shotgun sequence genome contains a region encoding:
- the LOC124305013 gene encoding vascular endothelial growth factor receptor 1-like isoform X1, which translates to MCYFEERLDKCCIRHTGRVLIGTMDRNNSTLVSIGRLMLFASLVITVYGIGRSREEIETRSKYGGTLDYKVYVEENQPATVPCDQMSNSMPDFIWLQRSYSSSVWNKLNVSSHLRINETAIWILDIANVTSEDNDMIYQCGMPCQIPKTTPGFPLCTRSLIKTYKVDENYKSIRAVGSDRIYLQIYEVDFITPDIVLNRFTYTLDITYQEKGTGRWQKVGSRSDIVPSDLILNGLKRNTTYLIRSLISFHFHFKYYTIQYKWVTTLKEDIKYEPTVSILRMTGSSIAIEWTAPPPELEGYISFYNASLQGGLQNEKQFVSQIRKLSHIFKGLTAEMKYDVQVQACSVDACRHAYTGTILKDVYIKLEDELDPYIQPTIFLNGMTNDSITIGWYKPDDSYKGPVIGYYHPVLSAQYVTIESVYVNGTTLSFSFENLLQNVEYEFHVTACGKYKLNCGNRSVPIKAMIRGTSNSYWIHVGIWVIASALILLICMSALTVWKLRQKSLKRKLIKARLEYFNNGDATILSPDVAVSDQAELLPYLKKYEFPRSLLILGDVLGSGAFGVVRKGQAKTIRSREAVTTVAVKTVRATASLDCMTALLRELRILCYLGEHLNLVSLLGACTKNIEYGQLFVIVEFCRFGNLHDYLWRHRRDFVNQLDTDTAEIRDQNPSEDAIDTNDQDGQSGSEGDENPEAEDCGDGTNVTSTSMTADLVVTGAEATEPRVPFKYPGDYRGIETDPLRTRDLVFWAWQISRGMQYLSAKKVLHGDLAARNILLSDNNVVKICDFGLSKSLREEENFTNNERGPLPVKWMAIESLRDRVFSTKSDVWSYGVVLWELFSLADTPYHGIRPEYMCQTLIEGYRMERPKYAPQILYDMMLHCWKEEPSERPSFESLAWKISDMVDEHVKLYYLDLGNPYTEIYADVWKRERETVIKGEKPARHEETQPQE; encoded by the exons ATGTGTTACTTTGAGGAAAGATTGGATAAGTGTTGTATCCGGCATACGGGGAGGGTGTTAATCGGCACCATGGATCGAAACAATTCAACCCTTGTGTCGATTGGACGTTTGATGTTGTTTGCCTCTTTGGTTATCACTGTCTACGGCATAGGACGTTCCAGAG AAGAAATAGAGACGCGGAGCAAGTACGGCGGTACATTAGATTACAAGGTTTACGTAGAAGAGAATCAACCAGCAACCGTACCTTGTGACCAAATGAGCAATTCGATGCCGGATTTCATATGGCTACAAAGATCCTACAGCAGTTCGGTCTGGAACAAGCTGAATGTTTCAAGCCATTTACGTATCAATGAAACCGCCATCTGGATACTTGATATCGCAAACGTGACATCCGAAGACAATGACATGATATACCAATGCGGTATGCCATGCCAGATTCCTAAGACTACCCCAGGATTCCCTCTTTGTACCAGATCACTTATTAAAACCTATAAAGTGGAcgaaaattacaaaagtaTCCGAGCTGTCGGTTCGGATCGCATTTACCTACAAATTTATGAGGTGGATTTTATCACTCCAGATATAGTCTTGAATCGTTTTACATATACGTTAGATATTACGTATCAGGAAAAGGGTACGGGCCGGTGGCAAAAAGTGGGATCACGGTCAGACATCGTACCCAGTGACCTTATTCTAAACGGATTGAAACGAAATACTACTTACCTAATAAGAAGCCTGATCAGTTTTCATTTCCACTTTAAGTACTACACGATTCAATATAAGTGGGTTACAACGTTGAAAGAAG ATATCAAATACGAACCaactgtttcaattttaagAATGACTGGTAGTTCAATAGCGATTGAATGGACCGCACCACCGCCAGAATTGGAAGGTTACATTAGCTTTTACAATGCATCACTTCAAGGGGGACTACAGAACGAGAAACAATTTGTATCACAAATAAGAAAGTTGAGCCACATTTTCAAGGGACTTACTGCAGAGATGAAATACGATGTTCAAGTGCAAGCTTGTTCTGTTGACGCATGTCGACATGCGTACACGGGAACCATTTTAAAGGATGTGTATATCAAACTCGAAG ATGAGTTAGATCCCTATATTCAACCGACCATATTTCTGAATGGAATGACCAACGATTCCATAACCATCGGATGGTATAAGCCCGATGATTCGTACAAGGGTCCAGTTATTGGTTACTACCATCCAGTGCTGTCGGCGCAGTACGTTACGATTGAATCAGTATACGTAAATGGGACTACACTTTCTTTCTCGTTTGAAAATCTGCTGCAGAATGTTGAGTATGAGTTTCACGTGACGGCCTGCGGGAAATACAAATTGAATTGTGGTAATCGGAGCGTTCCAATCAAAGCTATGATACGAG GTACTTCCAACAGCTATTGGATTCATGTTGGAATATGGGTGATTGCATCGGCGCTAATACTCCTTATCTGTATGAGCGCGCTCACTGTTTGGAAACTTCGGCAAAAG tcatTGAAACGGAAATTGATCAAAGCCAGACTCGAATACTTCAACAATGGGGATGCAACGATTCTGAGTCCAGACGTGGCTGTCAGCGATCAAGCTGAGCTACTGCCTTACCTGAAGAAATACGAGTTTCCTCGAAGTCTCCTTATCCTCG GCGACGTGTTGGGAAGTGGGGCATTCGGAGTGGTGAGAAAAGGACAGGCGAAAACCATTCGCAGTCGCGAAGCCGTTACAACAGTTGCTGTGAAGACGGTCCGAGCCACAGCCAGTCTGGATTGTATGACGGCCCTTCTTCGGGAACTCAGGATTCTTTGCTATCTCGGCGAACATCTGAATCTTGTTAGTCTTCTTGGCGCTTGTACGAAAAATATAGAGTACG GGCAACTTTTCGTCATCGTAGAATTTTGTCGATTTGGTAACTTGCATGACTACCTGTGGCGCCATCGGCGCGATTTTGTGAATCAATTGGATACTGACACTGCGGAAATTCGTGATCAAAATCCTTCTGAAGATGCAATCGATACCAACGATCAAGA TGGACAATCAGGCTCAGAGGGCGACGAAAATCCAGAAGCAGAAGACTGCGGTGATGGCACTAATGTCACTAGTACAAGTATGACAGCAGACCTCGTTGTCACTGGTGCTGAAGCCACCGAACCACGAGTGCCTTTCAAATACCCAGGCGATTACAGAGGCATAGAGACAGATCCGTTACGAACGCGAGACTTGGTCTTTTGGGCTTGGCAAATTTCACGTGGCATGCAGTATCTCAGTGCCAAGAAG GTTCTCCACGGAGACTTGGCGGCAAGAAACATTCTCCTCTCTGATAACAATGTTGTGAAAATCTGTGACTTTGGACTGTCAAAGTCCCTCCGCGAGGAAGAGAACTTTACGAACAACGAGCGTGGTCCGCTTCCGGTGAAGTGGATGGCCATCGAGTCGCTCAGGGATCGagtattttcaacgaaatcgGATGTTTGGTCGTACGGAGTCGTTCTGTGGGAGCTTTTCTCACTTGCTGATACGCCGTATCATGGGATAAGACCCGAATATATGTGTCAAACTCTGATCGAAGGTTATCGTATGGAGCGACCGAAATACGCGCCGCAGATTTT GTACGATATGATGTTACATTGCTGGAAAGAGGAGCCATCGGAACGACCCTCATTCGAATCGCTCGCCTGGAAAATTTCTGATATGGTGGACGAGCATGTGAAATTG TATTACCTCGACTTGGGCAATCCGTACACCGAGATATACGCCGATGTTTGGAAACGTGAAAGAGAAACCGTGATCAAAGGTGAAAAACCTGCCAGACATGAAGAGACCCAACCGCAAGAGTAA
- the LOC124305013 gene encoding vascular endothelial growth factor receptor 1-like isoform X2, translated as MTGSSIAIEWTAPPPELEGYISFYNASLQGGLQNEKQFVSQIRKLSHIFKGLTAEMKYDVQVQACSVDACRHAYTGTILKDVYIKLEDELDPYIQPTIFLNGMTNDSITIGWYKPDDSYKGPVIGYYHPVLSAQYVTIESVYVNGTTLSFSFENLLQNVEYEFHVTACGKYKLNCGNRSVPIKAMIRGTSNSYWIHVGIWVIASALILLICMSALTVWKLRQKSLKRKLIKARLEYFNNGDATILSPDVAVSDQAELLPYLKKYEFPRSLLILGDVLGSGAFGVVRKGQAKTIRSREAVTTVAVKTVRATASLDCMTALLRELRILCYLGEHLNLVSLLGACTKNIEYGQLFVIVEFCRFGNLHDYLWRHRRDFVNQLDTDTAEIRDQNPSEDAIDTNDQDGQSGSEGDENPEAEDCGDGTNVTSTSMTADLVVTGAEATEPRVPFKYPGDYRGIETDPLRTRDLVFWAWQISRGMQYLSAKKVLHGDLAARNILLSDNNVVKICDFGLSKSLREEENFTNNERGPLPVKWMAIESLRDRVFSTKSDVWSYGVVLWELFSLADTPYHGIRPEYMCQTLIEGYRMERPKYAPQILYDMMLHCWKEEPSERPSFESLAWKISDMVDEHVKLYYLDLGNPYTEIYADVWKRERETVIKGEKPARHEETQPQE; from the exons ATGACTGGTAGTTCAATAGCGATTGAATGGACCGCACCACCGCCAGAATTGGAAGGTTACATTAGCTTTTACAATGCATCACTTCAAGGGGGACTACAGAACGAGAAACAATTTGTATCACAAATAAGAAAGTTGAGCCACATTTTCAAGGGACTTACTGCAGAGATGAAATACGATGTTCAAGTGCAAGCTTGTTCTGTTGACGCATGTCGACATGCGTACACGGGAACCATTTTAAAGGATGTGTATATCAAACTCGAAG ATGAGTTAGATCCCTATATTCAACCGACCATATTTCTGAATGGAATGACCAACGATTCCATAACCATCGGATGGTATAAGCCCGATGATTCGTACAAGGGTCCAGTTATTGGTTACTACCATCCAGTGCTGTCGGCGCAGTACGTTACGATTGAATCAGTATACGTAAATGGGACTACACTTTCTTTCTCGTTTGAAAATCTGCTGCAGAATGTTGAGTATGAGTTTCACGTGACGGCCTGCGGGAAATACAAATTGAATTGTGGTAATCGGAGCGTTCCAATCAAAGCTATGATACGAG GTACTTCCAACAGCTATTGGATTCATGTTGGAATATGGGTGATTGCATCGGCGCTAATACTCCTTATCTGTATGAGCGCGCTCACTGTTTGGAAACTTCGGCAAAAG tcatTGAAACGGAAATTGATCAAAGCCAGACTCGAATACTTCAACAATGGGGATGCAACGATTCTGAGTCCAGACGTGGCTGTCAGCGATCAAGCTGAGCTACTGCCTTACCTGAAGAAATACGAGTTTCCTCGAAGTCTCCTTATCCTCG GCGACGTGTTGGGAAGTGGGGCATTCGGAGTGGTGAGAAAAGGACAGGCGAAAACCATTCGCAGTCGCGAAGCCGTTACAACAGTTGCTGTGAAGACGGTCCGAGCCACAGCCAGTCTGGATTGTATGACGGCCCTTCTTCGGGAACTCAGGATTCTTTGCTATCTCGGCGAACATCTGAATCTTGTTAGTCTTCTTGGCGCTTGTACGAAAAATATAGAGTACG GGCAACTTTTCGTCATCGTAGAATTTTGTCGATTTGGTAACTTGCATGACTACCTGTGGCGCCATCGGCGCGATTTTGTGAATCAATTGGATACTGACACTGCGGAAATTCGTGATCAAAATCCTTCTGAAGATGCAATCGATACCAACGATCAAGA TGGACAATCAGGCTCAGAGGGCGACGAAAATCCAGAAGCAGAAGACTGCGGTGATGGCACTAATGTCACTAGTACAAGTATGACAGCAGACCTCGTTGTCACTGGTGCTGAAGCCACCGAACCACGAGTGCCTTTCAAATACCCAGGCGATTACAGAGGCATAGAGACAGATCCGTTACGAACGCGAGACTTGGTCTTTTGGGCTTGGCAAATTTCACGTGGCATGCAGTATCTCAGTGCCAAGAAG GTTCTCCACGGAGACTTGGCGGCAAGAAACATTCTCCTCTCTGATAACAATGTTGTGAAAATCTGTGACTTTGGACTGTCAAAGTCCCTCCGCGAGGAAGAGAACTTTACGAACAACGAGCGTGGTCCGCTTCCGGTGAAGTGGATGGCCATCGAGTCGCTCAGGGATCGagtattttcaacgaaatcgGATGTTTGGTCGTACGGAGTCGTTCTGTGGGAGCTTTTCTCACTTGCTGATACGCCGTATCATGGGATAAGACCCGAATATATGTGTCAAACTCTGATCGAAGGTTATCGTATGGAGCGACCGAAATACGCGCCGCAGATTTT GTACGATATGATGTTACATTGCTGGAAAGAGGAGCCATCGGAACGACCCTCATTCGAATCGCTCGCCTGGAAAATTTCTGATATGGTGGACGAGCATGTGAAATTG TATTACCTCGACTTGGGCAATCCGTACACCGAGATATACGCCGATGTTTGGAAACGTGAAAGAGAAACCGTGATCAAAGGTGAAAAACCTGCCAGACATGAAGAGACCCAACCGCAAGAGTAA